A window of Elephas maximus indicus isolate mEleMax1 chromosome X, mEleMax1 primary haplotype, whole genome shotgun sequence genomic DNA:
aactgccgacctttcggttggcagccgtagcacttaaccactacgccattataaaaaaaaaaattttttttttttaggtatgtgtaaatacaaatatgtgggtgtAGGCACATACATTCATTGAAAACACAAATACGTATACGCCAcggatataaccaaacaccttccaagattggttttctgggtttgaaagcttaggaccatagtctcacagggcaactcagtcaactggcatgacTGAGTTCACAAAACCATGATCtccatcctagtgaagtgagtaacatctggggtcttagaagcttttgAGCGGCCAACTAAGGTGCAAGTACAGGTCTCTACTCAGCAGGAGTAAAACAGTAGGAAGGCAACtaaaaattcagagaagaaacaagtctacaggagCCAGAATCTTATCTACCCagaacccagaagaactagatggtgaccagctaccaccactgaccgttcCGACCAGGGTCACGATAGGTGGtctcagatagaatgggagaaaaaaatggagaactcaaattcttattaaaaaaaaaagacaaacaggaaCAGTAGAGgtcagaggactccctgagactatcaccctcaGACATGCTTTGAACCTAGAACTGAGCCtaacccctgagatcaccttttagcgaaatagcagagtggcacacacaaaaaaggacattaCCCATATGACcagtgctctacttaaaaaccaccagtatgagaccaaaaggtcatcaattactcaaaagcaaagatgagaagataagggggcagggaaactagaatactggaaatggaacaaacagaacacaaagagaatgtggACAGATTGTGATAAACGCACCTAATATTGCTGAACAAtatgtgcagaaattgtcaaacgggAACCTAACttcctgtgtaaaccttcaccaaaaactcaataaaatattattcaaaagaagaaaaaaaagggaacatAGATTTATCGTATGACTCTGCGGTATATACCAGAAGTGAAGGCAGAAACACAaagagaaacctgtacaccaatgttcattgcaacaccgGTCACAATGGCCTTAAGGTGGAAACAAGCCAAGCGTCCaccaaagatgaatggataaacacgaTGTGCTATAGCCACACAATGGAACATTACCCAGCGCTAAAGAGAAGCAGAGTTCAGATGcgtgctacgacatggatgaacttttaaaacatgatgctgagtgaaatgagccagacacaaaaggacaaatattgcataatccAACATACAGAAAGTATTTAGAATAGGCATGTTTGTAGAGACAGAAGGTAGACTAGAGGTTCCCAGGGTCTGGAGGGAGAGGGGAGTTATTGGGTACTGACTTtctgtctggggtgatgaaaaactttgggaaataatggtaatggttgcacaacatggtgaatgtaattaatgtcactggactggacactttaaaagggtaaattttTTTGTCATGTATATTGTGccaaaatgttttttaattttcagggaaaaaaaaaagttactgaggACCCCAAAAAAGTCTTGTTTACGTGAGCTGTAGCCATTGGTCTTTGCTGAATTAGAAATGAAGACAGAGGCACATTTAAGGCTTGCGAACACCCAGGCATGCAGCCGCCATCTGTAGAGCTATGACGTCACACCCGTCCTGAGGCCTCCGGCAAGCTCCACTACGCACCCCTGAGAGCAGGAGACTAAGAAGGGCCAATGCAGTCCTGAAAggccttaagccaaaaatatcctctgaagtcttcttataaCCAAACAATAGtccagcttaactagtaaaaaatgtctgccttgatgaGCATTAAACTCTTTCAAGAACTACttatataggatcaaactgacaacatcaacttgaaaggttagacaaGAATCTTAGAGGGCAGTGCCTTTATGTCAACAGAGaaggaacaagtcagaaaagcagggtgagaatggttgcataactcaaaaaatgtaatcaatgtcactaaattgttcacgtagaaactgttgaattggtgtatgtactgctgtgtgtattctcaacaacaaaataaataaaatttaggggaaaaaaagacccCCAGGGGTCCCTGgagcacactttgagaactgctggcCTAGAAGGTAAGTTTGCACTCTATCTTGACACTCTAGGGCAGGAGTTCTTAAGCCTGACTACATATTAGAATCATGGGGAGAGATTAAAAGACGACGCTGGCCCATCCCCAGGTCCCTGAGAGGAAACCTCTGGAGCGAGGAAGACGCTGCAAAGCAGGGTTTTATAAAAGCCCCTCTGGGTCTGCGCTGTCCAAAACAGGAGCCCCCAGCACTCACAGGCAGCTAATTCAAGGTGATAATATTTTAGATACATTGGGTTAAATATATTGTATTATATTCACTGCATAGTGTATTACATATCATATAGGTTATATAGTACGTTATATATTATAACgtatcatagcaaccctacaggacagagtagaagtgccccatagggtttccaaggagcagctggtggattcaaactgccaaccttttggttaacagccatagctcttaaccattatgccaccagggtttccaataacgcATTAGTAAAATTATTTTCATCCAAACAGGGTGGCCCCAGCGTGCCACCATTTGCCTGCTCCCCTCCAAGTGTTGCCACCCAGCCTGTCGCCACAGCTGTCCAGCACCATCACCTGTCTCAGTTCCCTCCACCCACCACCATTCCACCAGTATCCCGCTTTCCTAAAACAGCCAGCAGCCTGCTTCACGCCCTCCACTGAGGCCTGTAATGCTACTTGTTACAAGTCTTCAAATGTGTCCAGATCCCAAATGTGTCAACTAGATGCTTTCTGTCCATCTGTGCACGCTTTATCTTCTGACTCTGCACACTCTCctgaccccctccaccttctctgcTAATGAAATTCTGCTCATTCTGAAGGCCCAACTCAACTGTCACCTCGTGGGAAGCATCCCCTGACCTGAGGCTGGCCCCATGGTGTCCTAAGCGTGTGATGACCTGTCTGCCTCCTACTAGGAGGGGATAACATCCTGCTTGTGTGCTGGCCTCCCCCTGGCCAGGCCCAGAGCAGGTGTACAGTGCATGGGGCCTCCACGCCAGCTTCTTCCTTGTTCCCAGCTCTCCCAAGCTGTCCCTGTGCTCTAGTTTTTGTGGTCTAGACCTGCACTGTTCAACTCCGTAGCCGCTGAATATATGTGGCCATGTACATTTTtgttgaaattaatcaaacagaaTTAACGTTTTAGTTCCAGGACAGGTGAGCCACACCTCAAGTGCTCGGGGTCACACGTGGCTCACGGCTACCATACTGGGCAGCGCAGACGTAGAAGacttcatcatcacagaaagttctactcTTCGTGGCACCTGTGAAGGGCAGCTTCTCCTGGAGCCTTCCTGGTCGCTCACTCTGCCGGGCGCACCCCTACCACAGCCACTGGCCTAGTTCTGACTCCAGCTTTGCACACGGTCCAACCTAGGCTTCCTAACTGCCCTGTGTGAGGTGGTGGAGGCCGACTGGGTGATGGGCTACTGCATTCTAGAGCCAGATACCTGGGACAGGGTACCCTGTGGGGGCCTGGGCAGGGCTCTTCCTACCCCCAGCCCCAGGCCTCCCCTCACCTTCCCTTTCCAGCTCCTCCTCGTATAtcgccacctcctcctcctcctcagctccctcctcttcttcctcaagGGTGAACGACAGGCTCGAGATCTTCCGCTTAGCCTCCTTTTTGCGCTCCTTCTCTCGCAGCTTCTCCAGCTTCCTACCAAGGCACCAGAGGTCCTCATGTTCCCTACGCCTGGCCCACGCCCCTTTCCCAACCTATGTATGGGGGCCTATTCAGGGCAGACCAGGTCTCCTTGGTACCCCAGGAAAATCCCACTGCCCAGGGCGTCCTTTCTGGATAAGACACAGAGGCAGACTGGGCAGAAAGGGATATGAGGAATACAGCCTGTGCAGGCACCTGATGAAAGGAAAGGGTATGACCAGGACTCACTGCCTTTTCCAGAAGGACAGAGAAGGATGAAGGGCAAACCATGGAGACTGAGAAGACATCATTGTAGGACCCAAGAAGACAGGCAGGAGAAAGACAAATCCCAGAGCAGAAAATCAAGATCTCCCCACCCACAATGTACAAACAGCTCAGGCCAGCCATGGGCACTGGGAGGTGGGACCCACAGCTGAAGCTCCTTGGACTGCTCCTTCTTTGCCAGCTGCTTCTCCCGCTCCTTCACCAGTGCCTCCTGCTTGGCCTTCATGTCATTCAGGGTCACCAGACCTGAGAGGAGACGTGGGGGAAAGACCAGTCACCCAGAGCCAGAGCAGGAGCAGGGGCTGCTAGGCCAGGAGAGAGTGGCATGGGTGCCCACTCACCCACAGTGCTGGACTTGAGCTCTGCCTCCACAGCGTCGTAATGTGCTGAAAACTTCTTGTCAATGTTGGACTTCATTATATTTTCCTGCCGGGAAGGCAAGTCAGCAATGAGACCCAGCTGTCACCCCAACAGGGGACCTGGTTCTAGTGCCATATTTGCCCCTGGGCACACTATGGTATGACCTAGGGAAAAGACACGCGTCCTCTTTCCTTTGTCAAAGGGTTCCACAGGATTGTGAGGGGCTCTTCCAGGCCGAGAGTCACCTGTGGTTAAGTCTCCTCCCTCTGACTTTGGACTTGCTCTCACCCTGTCAGCTCTCTCCAGCTGCCTGGAGCCCTGGGCCTTTTCATACGCAGCTTTTAAGCCAGGTGTCAAGACCCAAGCCAAGGGATCTGAGAACAGGGTGAGGGAGAAAAGAGTGGTCAAGGGGCCCCAGTCCCTGCAAGATTTTTTCTCTCCTGGCCCTGACACAGGTCAATAGCTTCCTGTCAGGCCTCCTCTCTCTAGCCCAGAGCACTAGCACTGCGTCCACCCTTGTCTGGCCAGTGGCCTCCAAAGCAGGGAGTCCCCCAGGGAGAGCAGGGTCACAAGCCAATGCGAAGTAGGAGCGGGCTTCCACCTTGCACCCAAGTCCCTGCTCTTCAGACCAATCTCCCCCAAATGCGCAAGCTGACGGCTCCTTCCTTCTTTGTTCCTGGCTGCCCATTGTCAGTCGCCACTCACTGAAGTGCTTCATGAACGCCGTGCACATCAGAGGCTCACGCCTGTGGCTTGGTGGGGACATGGGTGCCTGCGTCTGTGACTGTCCCTAAAGAGAGGGACTGCCCTTGGCGGAGCCAGGGCCCACTGTGATGGTTGAGGGTCAACCCACCAGGTTGCACAGAATAGCAACACTTCCCGCGCACTCCCACGGTTGTTACCAGTTATCTCGGCCCCTGAGGTAGCATGAAGCTCGGCCCatcttgcagatgagaaaactggagcCAGCTCTCATGTCACAAGTACGTGCTTGCCCAGCCAGGACCCCAACCCAGGTCTGCCTGCCGCGCGTGCCGCGAGGCCACTGTCCGGGGCCGCGGTCTGGGTCCCCGAAGTCGCGGCGGGGCCGCCAGAGGGCACTCGACGGGCGGCGGCGCGCAACTCCGCGGcggcccgcgcccgcgcccgcgcccgcgcccgcgcccgcgcccgcgcccgcgcccgcgcccgcgcccggcGCGCACCTCGGCGATCCGCTGCTTCATCTGCTCCATCTGCTCGCGCTGCTTCTCCCGCTTCTTCATCAGGTGCATGGCACGACCCGCCTCACTCGCGGCGCCCTTGTACTGAGccatggcggcggcggcggcggcggcggcggcggcggcggcggcggcggcggcggcggcggcaacaGCAACGGGCCGAGTCTCGGCAGCGCAGCGACGCTGGCTATGCCGTCAGCGGACGTTGTGACGTCGGCCACCCGAGGACGCCGTGGGCTCCGCCCCGCAgaccgccccgccccgccccagcgGGCGGCGCCTCCACCGCCTCTGAGTCCCCGCCTTGAGGGGTCGCCAGGCCCGTCCCTCGGCATCCTTTCGGCTAGAGGCAGGAGCCCCTAAGtcctctctgcccctccccaccccacaccgACCCCCTCCCGAGGCCGGGTCCCAGACCCGGTGCTTCCTACACTGGACCCTAAAAGGGTGGTAAGTCCTGCTGCCAACACCAACTGGCCGAGTGGCCTGGGCAGGTTGATTGGACCCCAGCTTCTTCTGTAAAGGCCCCCTTGGTTCTGGAGCTGTGACTCCTGATCTGACGAACACTGTCACCTTTTACAGTGTCTTGGTTTGGCTCAATTCTCATATGGAATGAAGTGAAGGCCCAAACTCAGGATCCTACAGCCCAGCACCCAGCTTTTCCATAATAAAACTAAAGAACCAGGCTCAGGTTTCAACACAGGtttattgggagtttttctgTGAAATACACTAGAGGTCGGGAAGGGGGCACATCCACTTTGCAAGGTTAGGGTTTCCCACCACTAAAGGAAAGGTGTAGACTGGAGCAGGGAACACTGTGGTTTGGATCCATTTTCCCACCTCCTGCTTTGctcaaatttcttttttctctcagcaAGAACCAGAGGACACGAAcacaaaggcaaaaacaaaaacagcaagatCAACCTCCGACCATGCTACGCCCAGGCCTTTTCCCTCTTCCCAGACTGCGCCAGGGATGGGAAGGGTCCAACTCAGATCACACAAAAGGCGGTCTGTGAGACAGGGCTCAGCACTCCCTTCTCATGTGCTCAGGCGGGACCGAGGTTAATAAATTAGAATAAGTTAGAGGGGGAATGCAACTTTGTACTGGGAGGGCCCCTTCTCTTCCAACACACGCAAGACTTGGTGGGGGGAGGCAGGGGATATCTCCAAAGGCCACTACCGGAGGAGAGTAAGGGCAGCGGGGATAGAAGTCGGTTTTTCCGCCACATTCTTCACAAACAGAGCAGAAGAATTAGGAGTGGGGGACGGAGACACACGAGGAAAGGAACCCTCTTTTTCCAGGATAAAGGAATGGCCAAGAAACAGAATGCTACCCAACCCCCATCTCCCAAACCACTGCTAAGGTTAAGGATTTGGTCAGTGAATCAATGAGGTGGGTGATGGGGACCAGGGTGGAGGAAGCAGAGGATAACAGAAACAGGAGGGCCCGGCCCCAGTCCAGTCGTCCCGGACTGAGGAGTGGGCTGGGGCGGGCAGGCAGGCAGTCAGCAATCACTGGTCAGCTTCACCAAAAACGTCATTCTGTTTGCGCTTCATATTCTCAAAGTCAAAGGCCGAGCCAACCATGCGTTTGtagatgtctttgatgtcattgcacGTTGTCTCAAAGTGGGTGGTGGCATCATAGGAGCAAGAACAGAACACCTGAAAACAGCCAACCAGGGGCCCAGGGTGAGATGGACAGAGGCCCTGGTGGGCAGCTGGGAGCCAAGGAGCCAGGACAGGTCTGCTTACCTGGCTCTCGGAGCCATCATCAGTGGGCTCGTACAAGTCACTGATGGCCACAAACCTGAGGGGCAGACGGGAGGGGAGAGGACAGGCCTCACAACGGGTCCCCCTTCCAGCCCCTCTCAAGAAAGCCCCTCGGTTCCCTTCATCCCCCTGGGGCTGAGCCTGGCCTCCAGACCCCCCCAGCTTCTCACTTCTGATCAATGGGCTCCAGCAGCTCCAGGGCTGGCTCTATCTCCTTCTCAGGCTCCGAGGTCTCCACTGTGGTGCTGGCGATAGCAATGTACTTGCCCTGTGCAGCCACGTTGTGCGCGTAGGAGATCATGCACACGTAGATGTCTGaccacagtaagtgctcagtgaaCAAAAGCCAAAGGGTACACAGCCATGCATGCAGGGGGGTGCTGGTGGCCTACCCACTCCCTACAGCCCTGTGCAATGGGCAGCGCCCAAGCTGCTACCTTCATGGAGGAGAAGAGTCCAAGAGAAGCCATCCAAGCCCTGGGGCCCCATTTCTTCCACGGAAGGATTAGGCAGGGAGCCCCAAGTCTGATAGGGAGAGGCAGCACAACCCCAGAAGGAATGTATTAGAACAAGTCCCACCTTGGCTCTCTACCCACCTGACTTCCTGTTGACCTGGTTCTGGGGGATGATAATTTGGCAGGAGTTGGCGTCGTTGGTGTTCTTGATGGGGTGGCTCAGGACACAGATGATACGGATCACCTGGCCTGCCTTCCGTACTCGGTCGGGGATGTAGCTGGGGTCACAGATCAGCTGCTTGCAGCGGGCCACCTGTGAAGGCACAGGGAGGACTCGGTCCTGGGTCCTATCACTTCCCTAGATGGCCAGGGGGCAGGGCCCAAACCTACGGGTGGCAACTTCAGCAGGCAGAGGCCTCTCTGCCACTGCTTGCCCCTCCCGCAACACGCAGCCCTGCTCTGCACAGGGCTCTCAACCTGCTCAGGGTGACAGGGCCCAATACACCGGGCCAACCCCCTCTACTGAGACCCCGTGATTAAGGAAACTCTGGACCACCGACATGGTACGTGGGCTTTTAGAGACACCTCTCGGTAACAGGAATGGCTACACAGACTGCTTTTGCACCCCAAGTCCCTGGCACAGGGGTCCTCGGTGCTAAGTAGCAGCAGACACCCCAATCAGAATCACCAGGAACATGGAGCCCGTGAAACCAGGCCACACCGTACCCGGACCATTCTGCCTAAACTGCGCGGAGAAGGCAGAGTGGCTGTCCAGTGGAGCCCGCTTACCTCTCCCTCTGACTTCACACCCACCACCTTGCCATTCTCCATGATGATGTCATCCACAGGTTTGTTGAGCATATACGTCCCGCCATAGATGGCACTCAATCTGggcgcgggggggggggggggtgggggtggtagtGAAGTCTCCTTGCCAGGAGAAACAGGGACCTGGTACCACTGCCCCGCTCCCCCACCCGTCCCTGGGGTGCAGAGAAGGCTGCTCCAGGCTGGGCAGAACCCCGGAAACCCAGCTGCTTGTCCCAGCAGCTCTGCCACTGCCACAAACTCAGGGCTGAACTCACTGCACTCATTCCTCTCTGGCCCCAAATATTCTCCAGAGGACTACATATGAGGGTGCCATAAGGGCACAGCTCCACATGGAACCAAAAACCAAGGAAGCTCCAGAGAAGAGCCAGCTATTATTGCCTGAGCCATCAATAAAGACTCTGGGGCCTCACTACAACTAAGGTCCATCCCTAGTATTACCTCAGACATGAACTGTGAGCTGAGCAATCCAGATTACTGGAAAGCTGGCTCTTCGCCTCTACGATCAACCCACTGCTGCTGTGCCCCCTCCTTCCAAGTGTCACGGGAAGTAAATTCAGGTCACAGGagtgaaaataaaaacaccacaaaCAACTTAAGGTGACCATTTTATTGTCTGTCCTTAGTTCTACTTGGTAATACCAATTGAAAAAAGCTATGTCCTCACCTTGCAAATCCCTGGGGCAGCTCGCCAAGGCCATAGAGAGGGTATAGATACGGGCTTTTCCCATACCGGGCCAGGGACTCGCTGTACAGCTTGATGCGGTTGATGGTCTCAAGACAGGGCTGGTCCAGGTAGCTGAGGAAGCAGAGAAAGATGCTCAAACAGCAGACCCCCTCCTGCCCGCCACCTCACCCCAACCCAGGCACTGAGCCGGCCTTCCCACCCCCTGGGGAAGAACCATGGGTCACATGCAGAACAACAGTCTGAGTGGGTAGCTGAGCACAGAGGGCATAGAAATCAGGTGTGTGAAGGGCAGTGTTCGAGGAAGGGGACCGCCCCATCCCAGCTTCCCCTCACTCATCAGTGCGATAGAGCGCCAGGGCGTGGCCAGTGAAGTCAATGACGTCCTGGCCCAAGTCAAACTTCCGGTAGACATCGCGCATGCTGGTAGTCTGGGGGTCAACCCCTTCAAAGGTCTTGGGGTCGTTCTCATCAAAGTTTGCCACAAAAACCAGGAACTTGCGGAAGCGCCGTTTCTCAAACATGCCCATCAAATCTGAAGAAAACGTTGTGAGGGGAATCCTGTTGCCACGAAATCATAAACCTCTTCTTCCCACCAGGTTAGAGCAAAAAACCAGGAGCCCAAGCTCCTAGCTGAAGACTGCCACTGACTAGGTTAATCCCGCTGCCTCTCTAGACCTCAGTTTATCCACCTATACAAAGAGGGGGCTGGGCTGCACAGGCTCTAAGGGCCCTTCCAGCTCCAAGGCTTGGGGATGCTTCACAGATCAAGTGGAAACCCTTTCAAAGGTTGAAGTCTTTCAACAGGAGGCCCCATCCACGCCCCTCCATGTCTGGACTTCTACCCTGGCAACAAGCCATGAGGCATGACAGGCGGCACACACGGAATAGAGCAAAGGGCCACTGGTACCGTACGAGAAATAGAAGCCTGGGTAAAGGGGCACCTTGGTCTGGACCTTTCCACCCGTATTAATAAGGGCAGTCTGCCTCCCCCACCTCCCAACTATTCTTTGGCCCAGGGAACTCACTAGAAGCCAAGGCTTCGGTCTCAGTGGATGGCACTTTGTAAATCTTGCCCCCCTTATAGACGAAGCTGCCCTCTACCACTTTAAAATCCAGGTAACGAGTCACCTCTGTGTACAGCAGCATCTTTACCAACTGTCCTGTAGGCAAAGGAGAACAGCAGTATCAGCATGGCCCCCTTCTTCTAACTGGCCTGACTACCCCTTCTCTGGAGCCTGACCTGCTTCTGGTCTTCCCGATCACCCCCCAATACCTTCTTCGTCCCCCTCACCATTGGCCATCAGGAATTTGGGGATCAGGTCAACATTCCAGTCTCGGCCCCGGCCCATCGACTCAGGAGGCCCCTCCAGGAGCTGGAAACGCTTATACAACTGCAAGCAGGACAGGAAGAGATACCTCAGGGCcatcccctccctccccagcccccagccctgctGCCCAGAGAGAGAACCTGGGGAGCTGCTTCCAGCGCATGAGAAGGTTGATTAAAGGGATGGTAGGTTTCTATTTTTTAGGGGTGGGGCTGAATCTCACCTCCTCCAGGGGCGTGATGGAGGAGCTCTCCCCGCCATAGTATGGGTTCCGGTCCATGTGCAGCACCTTCTTCCCATTCACAGACATGATGCCAGACAAAATACATTCCTAAGGGGAGACGTGACAGTCCCTACATGACTCCCCACCCACACATTCGCAGTAGGAGCCCTGACTGTTCCCCACCCAGGAACTTGAGAAAAGAGCAAATCTAAACAAGGACCCTGTGCCTGTGGACAGCTCCTCCTCACCAGAGCTGGTCACCTAACCTGAAACCGCAGGCCAGAGCTTCACTAGGCTTCTCCTCTATACCCTGCTGAGCCAAGAGAtgcacaagaaaagaaataacagcCGCTTGGAGGCAAAGACCGCTCCGAGCAGCCCACACGCCCAGAAAGCCCCCGTCGACGTAGGGGCCCTAGGGCCGCGGAAAAGGCGGCTAAGACACAATGAGTCCGAGGAGCGCTGCTAGAACTCTAGGCCCCAGGGCAGACCCGGCGGCGGCaatccgcccgcccgcccgccccggACCGCGCCTCCTCCGAAGGTTCGGACGACCCTAAGCCTTCGCGGCCACATCTGCGGACGTTGTCCAGCTGGGTCGAGGCTACGGGGAAGAAGCCCTAGTCGGTGTCACCAACCCAAGGACAAAGGCTGCGGATCTGACTCAGCCCGCGGTCGCCATGGGGAACTGCGGTGGGGGAGCGGAATGTGCTCAACGGCCCCACTGCTGCTGCTTCTGGAACATTCACTGGGTCCCCCGGCCCCAGAAGCAGCTGGGGAGACGGGATGAGGGCCTACCCTAGCGAGACACCGTGAATCGAGATGGACACCTCATCCTTCATCGGATTAGCGCAGATAGGGGGCCGCTGTGCGGGCGATAGGGGGCCGGTGGGCGGGGTCGGAGCATCGGGGCGTCGCCCAAGCAGGGTGCGTTTCCCGGCCCAGCAGGCTGGATGAGAGGGTCGTGGAGGGGGGGAGAGGTCCGGGCCCGAGATCGCGGGGGGCGATTGGGAGGGGCACCCCGCTGAGACGGGGACGCGGCAGCGGGTAGAGGTGAGGTCGGGTGGGGATGGCAGCGGAGGCTGTTTTTTCGGGGGACAAGAAGCGCCGGGGGCATCCGGCGCTGGGGCTGAGGGGCTGAAGGGCTGAGGGTACGGGAGAGGACGGGAGGTCGGGCCGGCGTCGTTTGGGAAGTGCATCATCGCGGGGATAGGTGGTCGCGAAGTGGGGCCACGGGCCACCGATGCCGCGAGGGCGGACTCACGGTGAGGCCGGTCCCCAGCACGATCACATCATATTCCTCGTCCATGGTTCAGTCCTCGATGCCAGCGCCAGCTCCggctcctcctccacctccttcACCACAGCCGCcgccgcagccgccgccgccgcactGGACCAAAGATGGCGGCACGACGCTCAGACGTCCGACGCCTCCGCCGCGTCAAAGAGTCCCggctcctccccgccccccgccgctCTCAGGCGCCGCGCAGCCTCAGCAGCACGCGTCCCAGTAGGGCGGCTGGGGCCCGGGCTCGAGCACCAGCGCAGCTCTCCCAGCTGCCTGTTTCTGCGGCTGCTGAAGAGTGGGGAGGGGCGGGCTGGGTGGTCGGCGCAGGAGGGGGCGGTCGGTTCTGCGGCCCCGCGAGGAATCCGTCCGCGGGAGCCGcgcgcgccccgccccgccccgccccgccccgccccccgggATGCTGGAGCGCGCGCAGCGGCCACGCACTGCTGCGGAGGGCCGGGGGCGGCGTGTTGGGACTGGCGGCGCGGGGCGGCCGACCGCGCCCTCCAGCCCTCCGGGCGGTCCTCCTCGGAAGCCCCGAGTATCTTTTATC
This region includes:
- the GDI1 gene encoding rab GDP dissociation inhibitor alpha, whose translation is MDEEYDVIVLGTGLTECILSGIMSVNGKKVLHMDRNPYYGGESSSITPLEELYKRFQLLEGPPESMGRGRDWNVDLIPKFLMANGQLVKMLLYTEVTRYLDFKVVEGSFVYKGGKIYKVPSTETEALASNLMGMFEKRRFRKFLVFVANFDENDPKTFEGVDPQTTSMRDVYRKFDLGQDVIDFTGHALALYRTDDYLDQPCLETINRIKLYSESLARYGKSPYLYPLYGLGELPQGFARLSAIYGGTYMLNKPVDDIIMENGKVVGVKSEGEVARCKQLICDPSYIPDRVRKAGQVIRIICVLSHPIKNTNDANSCQIIIPQNQVNRKSDIYVCMISYAHNVAAQGKYIAIASTTVETSEPEKEIEPALELLEPIDQKFVAISDLYEPTDDGSESQVFCSCSYDATTHFETTCNDIKDIYKRMVGSAFDFENMKRKQNDVFGEADQ